From bacterium, the proteins below share one genomic window:
- a CDS encoding Gx transporter family protein, with product MKRLNNEQLYLISRTQKLAKIAVLVSLATVLNTLENTYLPPMFPWLRIGLANIVTLIAIILFGIKGGVVVAGLRGVLSSLLRGSLFSPAFILGFSGGVISAIVMAIFYKVGKKIFSFIGISIIGAVANNLTQIVVAYFILIKHTGCFYLVPLFLLSSLVTGFFNGVVVIYLNKQLQLSAFGYQP from the coding sequence ATGAAGAGATTGAACAACGAACAACTATACCTTATATCCAGAACCCAAAAATTAGCCAAAATAGCCGTTTTAGTCTCATTGGCTACGGTATTAAATACTTTAGAAAATACCTACCTGCCACCGATGTTCCCCTGGCTAAGGATTGGATTAGCTAATATCGTAACTTTAATCGCCATAATCTTATTTGGCATCAAAGGAGGCGTGGTTGTAGCAGGACTACGAGGTGTTTTAAGCAGTTTGTTAAGAGGCAGTTTATTTTCTCCAGCGTTTATTTTAGGATTTAGCGGTGGAGTGATTTCAGCCATAGTGATGGCGATATTTTACAAGGTGGGTAAAAAGATATTTAGTTTCATTGGGATAAGTATTATCGGTGCTGTGGCTAATAATTTAACTCAAATTGTCGTTGCCTATTTTATTTTAATCAAACATACAGGTTGTTTTTATCTTGTGCCTCTATTCCTTTTATCTTCGTTAGTCACTGGTTTTTTCAATGGCGTAGTAGTTATTTATCTGAATAAACAGCTACAACTATCAGCATTCGGGTATCAGCCGTAA